A stretch of the Patescibacteria group bacterium genome encodes the following:
- a CDS encoding oligosaccharide flippase family protein, which yields MINIFKNNTFARNSAILFAGTIVANLMNYFFHLAIGRMVSAEIYGETESLISLIAIISVPAAALGLVATKFAAIGKAENHPESSLGLMKYLYRQVFVYGLPVFLLALAVTPLVADFLKIQGFLPVVMIWAAMFLSFFGVINLGILSGWQKFGSVSWNSVLGTLTKLICGVVLVKLGFALNGIIGSFLVSGVVAYFASVIMLKFLKTAANETPGVIKKINFQSVKNYVIPVFVGSLAINLLGNADMILAKHNLDPILAGSYGALNVTSKIIFFVTGVIASVLFAMAAEHSHQQANSKPILKNALWLTIVFCLASIIFYFLFPRFILEIFFGSKYLSAASYLGWFAVSASLFSLANLILQYLLSIHATKIAYIYLVISLLAGIGILLLGRNIFAILIMIGLSNLASVLIGAIFLFRKRFSAIEEEITPIINYIE from the coding sequence TAAATATATTCAAAAACAATACCTTTGCCCGAAATAGCGCCATTTTGTTTGCCGGCACGATCGTCGCCAATTTGATGAACTATTTTTTCCATTTGGCGATCGGCCGGATGGTTAGCGCGGAGATCTACGGCGAAACCGAATCTTTGATCTCGCTCATCGCCATTATTTCCGTGCCGGCCGCGGCATTAGGCCTGGTTGCTACTAAATTCGCGGCGATCGGCAAAGCGGAAAACCATCCGGAGAGCAGTTTGGGGCTGATGAAATATCTTTACCGGCAGGTCTTTGTTTATGGTTTGCCGGTTTTTTTGCTGGCCTTGGCCGTAACGCCGCTGGTTGCCGATTTTTTAAAGATCCAGGGTTTTTTGCCCGTAGTGATGATCTGGGCGGCGATGTTTTTATCCTTTTTTGGCGTGATCAATCTGGGGATTTTGAGCGGCTGGCAAAAATTCGGTTCAGTCAGCTGGAACAGCGTCTTGGGGACATTGACCAAATTGATCTGCGGCGTCGTCTTGGTCAAATTAGGTTTCGCGCTTAATGGCATTATCGGCAGTTTTCTCGTTAGCGGCGTGGTTGCTTATTTTGCTTCCGTGATCATGCTGAAATTCTTAAAAACCGCAGCGAATGAAACTCCGGGCGTGATAAAAAAAATTAATTTTCAGTCGGTGAAAAATTACGTGATTCCCGTTTTTGTCGGCAGCTTGGCGATCAATCTGTTGGGAAATGCCGACATGATACTCGCCAAGCATAATCTTGACCCGATCTTGGCCGGAAGCTATGGCGCGCTGAATGTCACTTCCAAGATAATCTTTTTTGTCACCGGCGTGATCGCCTCGGTTCTTTTCGCCATGGCCGCCGAACACAGCCATCAGCAAGCTAATTCAAAACCCATCCTGAAAAACGCCTTGTGGCTGACGATAGTGTTTTGCTTAGCCTCGATAATTTTTTATTTTTTATTTCCCCGCTTCATCCTGGAGATATTTTTCGGCAGTAAATATCTGTCCGCCGCTTCCTATCTGGGCTGGTTTGCCGTCAGCGCGTCGCTGTTTTCGCTGGCCAATCTGATCTTGCAATATTTATTGTCGATCCACGCGACCAAAATCGCTTATATTTATCTGGTTATTTCGCTTTTAGCCGGTATTGGCATCTTATTGCTTGGCAGGAATATTTTTGCTATCTTGATTATGATCGGCTTGAGCAATCTGGCCAGTGTTTTGATTGGCGCTATTTTCCTTTTTCGCAAGCGATTTTCAGCGATAGAGGAGGAAATTACGCCGATAATTAATTATATCGAATGA